The genomic stretch GGGGGCGCGGCCATCGGATTGCCAGGCCGGGAAGCGCTCCGACAAGGTCAGCATCAGGACCCGGCCCAGCGGCGAATAGCCGAACAGCAGCAGCAATACGATTCCCGTGACCACGGTGCGAATGCCCGCGCGGCGCCACCGGCTCAGCAGCAGCACCGCGCCTGCGGCGCAGATCACCGCGATCGCGTTGGACGGATGGAGGAAAAAGCCAAGGATCTTTGAGATGATGAAGAACATCGATCAACCTGCAGGTTGGCGCGCATCATCCCCGCAGGACGCGAGCTTTGCAGGCCGGGTCATTCTGCCGGGCTCAATCCCATTCCGGCGCGTGCATCACATTGGTCAGCCGGCGATTGGCGCTGCCCATCGCGAAAATCTCGGCCATCTCGCTGTCGCTCAATTCGAAGTCGAACACGTCGATGTTCTGCGACAGCCGCTCGATTTTCGACGTCCGCGGGATCGCCACGACATTCTGCTGGACCAGCCAGCGCAGCGAGACCTGGGCGGCTGACTTGCCGTGTGTCGCGCCGATCCGCGCCAGGATCTCGGCGCTCTTGGCCTGCCCCTTGGCGATCGGGCTGTAGGCCACCACCGCGATGCCATGCTCGGCGCAGGCTGCCAGCACCTTGGTCTGGTCGAGGAACGGATGATATTCGATCTGGTTGCAGACCAGCGGCGCCGGACAGGCCGCGACCGCCTGCGCCAGCAGCGCCACGGTGAAGTTCGACACTCCGATATGCCGGGTCATCCCGAGCTCTTTGGCATGCGCCAGCGCGCCCAGCGTCTCCTCCAGCGGCACCTGCGGGTTCGGCCAGTGCAGCAACAACAGGTCGATCTCGGACAGCCGGAGTTTCACCAGGCTCTCCTTGGTGGAGCGGATCAGGTCGTTGGGACCGAAATGGGTGGTCCACACCTTGGTGGTGACGAACAGATCGCTGCGCCGGACATGGGAGGCGCGCACGCCCTCGCCGACCTCACGCTCATTGTCGTAGATCTGCGCGGTGTCGATATGGCGATAGCCGAGCCGGAGTGCCTGCTCGACGACGCGCGCGCATTCGTTGCCGCTGAGCTCCCAGGTCCCGAGCCCGATGGCAGGGATTTTCGCGCCTTGCGCTTCAACGAACTGCATCTTGTTGGTCTTTCGATCAGCATGCGGAGCAATGCCCCAGCAAGTCTATCGCTTGGCCGGCCGTACGGCCAGCGGATGACGGGCCGATCTGGAAGAACGGTTTCCGAATCCTGTCCAAACGCCCGATTTCGACGGCATCGGCTGTCGCCGCGGCGCCGGCAGGCCGGCTATTTCAGCCCGAACCACAAGGTCGCGATGCCGAGGAACGAGAAAAAGCCGACCACGTCGGTGATTGTGGTGACGAAGGTTCCCGAGGCCACCGCGGGATCGGCCCGCACCCGCTCCAGCACCATCGGAATCAGGATGCCGCCCAGCGCCCCGGCGACCAGATTGCACATCATCGCCAAGCCGATCACCACGCCGAGCCCCGGAATCTTGAACCAGGCGACCGCGGCGACACCGGTCAGCAGCGCAAAGGCGATGCCGTTGACGAGGCCGACCAGGCCCTCACGCATCACCACCCGGAACGCATTGCCGGAATGCAGCTGGCGGGTCGCCAGCGCCCGCACCGCCACCGTCATGGTCTGGGTGGCGGCGTTGCCGCCCTGGCTGGCCACGATCGGCGCCAACACCGCCAGCGCCACCATTTGTTGCAACTCGCCGGAGAACAGACCCAGCACCGAGGACGCCAGAAAGGCGGTGGCGAGATTCACCAGCAGCCAGTTGAAGCGCGCCCGGGCAATGGTCCAGACGTCGTCCGACAGCTCTTCGTCGCTGGTCACGCCGCCCAGCGCCTTGAGGTCCTCGTCGGCCTCCTCCTCGATGACGTCGACCACGTCATCGATGGTGATGACGCCGACCAGCCGGTTGCCGGTATCGAGCACCGGCGCGGCGACCAGATTGTACTTGCCGAACAGCCGCGCCACCTCTTCCTGATCGTCGAGCACCGAGACCTTGCGGCGATCCTCGTCGATCAGATCGGCCATCAGCACCGGGCGGCGCGCCCGCAGCAGCACGTCGAGCGGCACCGCGCCCTGCCATTGCCGGGCGGCATTGACCACATAGATTTCGTAGAACCGGTCCGGCAGCTCCGGCGTGTCGCGCATGAAGTCGATGGTCTGCCCCACCGTCCAGTCCAGGCCCACCGAGATGATCTCGGTCTG from Rhodopseudomonas sp. BAL398 encodes the following:
- a CDS encoding aldo/keto reductase is translated as MQFVEAQGAKIPAIGLGTWELSGNECARVVEQALRLGYRHIDTAQIYDNEREVGEGVRASHVRRSDLFVTTKVWTTHFGPNDLIRSTKESLVKLRLSEIDLLLLHWPNPQVPLEETLGALAHAKELGMTRHIGVSNFTVALLAQAVAACPAPLVCNQIEYHPFLDQTKVLAACAEHGIAVVAYSPIAKGQAKSAEILARIGATHGKSAAQVSLRWLVQQNVVAIPRTSKIERLSQNIDVFDFELSDSEMAEIFAMGSANRRLTNVMHAPEWD
- the mgtE gene encoding magnesium transporter is translated as MADDVDTALRAGDTALDHMPMRDDDGDIRPEFIAAIERAIASPDATFLRDIVSELHEADLGDLIEALEPDERVRLVELSGAYFDFAALNEVDIAVRDEMLEELEPETVADGVRELDSDDAVELLEGLDDDEQAKILDKLPPSDRAALARRLEYPENSAGRRMQTEIISVGLDWTVGQTIDFMRDTPELPDRFYEIYVVNAARQWQGAVPLDVLLRARRPVLMADLIDEDRRKVSVLDDQEEVARLFGKYNLVAAPVLDTGNRLVGVITIDDVVDVIEEEADEDLKALGGVTSDEELSDDVWTIARARFNWLLVNLATAFLASSVLGLFSGELQQMVALAVLAPIVASQGGNAATQTMTVAVRALATRQLHSGNAFRVVMREGLVGLVNGIAFALLTGVAAVAWFKIPGLGVVIGLAMMCNLVAGALGGILIPMVLERVRADPAVASGTFVTTITDVVGFFSFLGIATLWFGLK